The following nucleotide sequence is from Fundulus heteroclitus isolate FHET01 chromosome 24, MU-UCD_Fhet_4.1, whole genome shotgun sequence.
AAAGatatctgtgcagctcctggacagactacattcagcTTTTCTACACTCTTTCAGACTGCAAGTACAGAAGataatgtatttaagggctacaaaagtggattttgcaggACATGTCCCGTTTAAAGGATCTTGTAtaatagcctcgtgagaccatcctgatctcgcgagctttcaaggtttcactcgcagatcagtctggctactctccgttaaagaaaatttggagccgttcaccaaacgaacgtccaatcagcgttggctttgaggcgggttgaggtgtgacgcaacgagaagcgcgacagttcagtctgaagaacatggcggcttcagccgatgaaactagcgttagcgtggctatcaagcaagttttatcggaattacagagtatttctttgctgagctaacaagcctttacctgcagcagcaagagtagcttggcttgtggttgtgttttcgtcgtcgctcgtaacagagcgacgaggaagcatgttgacgagtacgtcatatgcttcgttgatctgatttttttatttggcccgtctatcaccaacataggccaatcagctaaccagtattttcgccccttcccaaaattacttcaacggaaggtttccagatggatatgcggagcaaatccatctggcggagtcaggtaacttaTATAATGCCATGCATTCAGAACAGCACTAACGTCAAACAGCCAGTTGCTCTTAGATGTTCTGATGTCCAATCAGTAAAGAAGACCTTCACTGTTGGATCCCCACACTGTGGAATAATATACTGATCCATATGAAAGCTGCTCATAATCTCCAAACTGTTTTTAAGGCCCACTTCTACTCTTTGGCTTTTGAATAAATAGAGCATGATATCTTGCCTGCTGTATTTCTATCTTTTTAAGttcattattttattgatatcTCGCTCTTTTTAGCCATCACTTATTTTGTTCTCAACATGGAGCACTATGGTGCAACTTGTTTGTGGTAAAGTACTTGAAGGACTTTGATgttgaaatgaaaacagaacagaaacacacagccCACTGCACAGGCTGACACAAGTAAGCTCCATGTCAGCGTCATCGGATGTGCGCATTTTTCCAAGACAAGATGCGACGGCATGTGCACCATCCTgatgcaacaaaaataaaacgctGTTGAGGAACATTTAAACTCCAATTCCcagaaatgttcttaaaagaaATGCACCATTAAAGAGCACTGCTGCATGGCTCACCTCAGGAGATGGCAGCCCTACGGGGGCCCTGCCATCCAACATGCCTTTAAGCAACTTGTCACCAAGAACGTGCTTGAGGTGTTGGGCCATGACTCGCTGCTGGTCGACGCTGCAGTGGTTCTCGATTGAAAGGATTACTGGATACTCCGACACCTGTTGGAGGGAAAGCATGGGGCAATATAGTGTGAGAAACAGATCTATTAGGAATCTGATAGACCTGTTGCCGTGCAGTTACGAGTTTTCCCAAGCTGCAGCGAACAAGAACTAGTTCTAAATTCAGTTCAACTTATCTCATGAGTTGATCATATTTTGTCTTTAATGAGTAAAACAAATATAGATGGAGGTCATGATGTCGTTCACAAATTAGGATATGGATCAAGGCATTGTTCGGCATCCGTTTTAAGCCATCTTGCTATCTTTGCTCACTAAAACTATTTTATAACTGCTCATTTCCCAAAACAGCTGGTCCCATTCACATAAGTTAATAGCTTAAACATACACTTTTGACTAAAAGGTGTTCCACTGAGATTTGGTTTGTAACTGCGGTCACTTTAAACCCACCCCAATGTTCCCGTTTAATAAAATAAGGATTCTGTTTACAGCAATTAGCTAAcaaaatgttatattgctctctccttttcctctcctctatttttatcacattttctcccttttagtaTTTTGGCTAATCTTTTTctcctccctttttttcctcttctatctTTCCGTTTTTGTGTTCAGTGAACATGAAATGgtcccaaaataaaaactaatacagcttcttgcatatataaatcaagcggatcactatggcgaaagcagtaagacTCCACTTGTGaatgtaaatctgttgggcttttttttttttggcattaagacatcaattctttaTGTTACACTGCCAGATAGGACatgttaaaaatagaaaaaaaaaaaaaaaaaaaagaaacaagtccAGTACCAGTATGGACTGAAAGGATAcccagagaggaagaagccattactccaacAGCAACCCAAAAGCCACCTTCATTTTGCGTAACATTTCCTGTGATCtgattaaaaaatgaataaataaataaatatgaccaGCATTAAAATACTGTATAAATACCTTGGTCTTGACCTGGACAACAGACTAGACTGGACTTCATTAGACTATACTTCTTGAGGAAGCTTTGGCCCAACATGCCTGTTGTGGAGAGTGTGGTCTCTTCTGACTTCATCTGTTAGGTTTGGAGAATCATAGCCAGTATCTTAAAAGAGCTCAGCAAGCTGGTATATAAGGAAGCTGGGTGGCTCAGTGCATGTAGATTGCAGTCTGCAGAGATATTTGAAGAGGCCAGAATGAGGGACAGCTTTTATATATCTGACACCATGGTTCTCAACCAGACATAGGTGGATTGCTCCCAGCAGTTGGATAGTGGGTTGGGGCCTTGCCTTCAGTAATGTGGGCAATACACTTCTCCGTCTTGGTAAAGAAAAAGCTGACCGGGGAAAAGCAAAGCTTCTTCATTACCATTCAGTCTCGTATCGCATCTCACCTTTGGTCATGAGAcatgggtcatgaccgaaagaacggaTCCTGGACAAGTGGAAAacaatggatggagggatgcgTGTGAGTAAGAGAACCACTGACGTTCTGCGGTacagacttcctgttttcactgatAAAGAGCCAGTCATTATGGCATGCCTGACTGGCTGAATCAGCAGGAGCAGGGGCCTTTAGTTATGATTAACTCTGGCAATTATTATATGAATATTTAAGGGCACTTCCAGACCCAAGCTAGTTTGCAaaaattttggcccattcctcatGACAGAACTAGCGTGACTGGGTCGCCAACTCACTGACACCGTTTCAGCTCTGCCCACACATTTTCTGCAGGACTGATATAACAGAGCCTTGTGGTGGTCACTCAAATACATGAACATTGTTGTTGCAAATGTCCCCATTTCCAACAGTAGAAAGAATCAACGTTACTATGAGCTTGTTTGAAAGTAAATAAAACCACAGAGTGATGGAAACTAAATAGCTGATCATCAGAGGCATGCCATCTGTTTTACCTGAGTTTAGCAAACtgaaacaactcatataatatGTAACATCAAATATTCATATCAGTGGGATTTAAAGCTTTGCTATTGCAGAATAATAGTCTAGAATTTTCACAACAGACTCTTTTAATGTCTGGTGCTTCTACGTGGAGTTACCTTGGGTTGAGCCTTCCGGCTGTTTCAATCCACCAGATCAGCTGTGGTTCATCGGTCCTCTCTAGCTCTGCCAAGAACGAAGTTTACTTTTAGATTTTGCACCAGATTGTCAGCTGTTGATTAGCATGGACGATGGTTTGCTCCTGTCCTTCCCAGGCTTCAGAGTTTTAGGAAAGTTAGCCCGGTAGACTCACAATTAGCCGATCCTCCAAAGAAGCTGTTTGATGCAGCCTGCGTGGCCTACCACCACCCATAGGATGTTTACATTTCGACAAGCTCATGTTTAAGATGTCTTTCTACAACTGGGCAAGGGAAGTCTTACTGGATATAACTTTGGGGAAGCTAAGTTCAAAATATATGATAAAAGTTAAGATGGCTTTTTTTGTAACATCTTTAGAAAATTTCCCCCTGGATTAGATTTAGAAGGATTTTTCatgtgggctgcacagtgggtcAGCAAGAAGATCCTAGGTgcaaatcctggcctgggggctttctgcatggagtttgcatgttctcactgtgcatgcatggcttcctcccacggccccaaaaaacatgactattaTGTTGATAGCTGTCTTTGAGTTAcctttaggtgtgagtgtgtgtgcattgttgtgtgtctctatgttgccctgtaaTTGACTGGCAGCATGTCCAGGGTCTACCCCaactctcgcccaatgaccactggagataagcaccagcgaCTCCCTTTAAAGATCCTCTATCCGATTCAAGTCAGAACTCTCAGTAGACCACTTCAAAATATTAACATCACTCCTTTTAAAGGAAAAATCTTGGTCAAACTCAAAGAGTACTTTAAACCACAATCTACCAGGAGTCATTTCAGGGTTAACTATATAATTTCTCTGAAATCTTGAGAATTACAGTACCTCATGCCGCAGAACTGTTCGACCTGTTCTACGATTTCATGGCAGTCTGGCTTAGATGAAGATCACATTGCATTTGCTACATCATTAAATGCACTAAAAAGCAATGCTGGAGCTTCACTTAGAGCTGTACTCTAAGCTTCACTTAGAGCTGTGTATGTTGCCACACCAAAGACCTACAAAACAGATACACCCTAGTGGGAAGGAGATTTATAATCTGGAgctaggagtttaaaaaaaaaaaactaaaaatcaataacctggCAATACTGTagttttatgtacaagtttcaGCCCAGCATCATTTCTGTCAAATCTTTGCATTAAAGACATTAAATGACACAGATGATGCTACCTTGAAGGCATATTTTCCCACAGCATTGACCACATCCTTGAAGAGGATCTTTGAGGTGAACGTATGTCCATGATAGACGATGGGTTCTCCGCTGGCACCATCCCAACAGTCCACTTCAACGCACCGGCAGCCGCGATTAAGAGCCCTAAATGGTGAAGACAAATCCATCTTTCATCCACTCGTCTAGGTTGggtagccaaaaaaaaacataaaacatcgCTTTAGAGCTTATCTCTTAGGTTAATCCCAATATTTGAGTAATGAAAGAGAATTAATCACTCTGGAGCATTTAGACGTCAGAGCTTTCATTAAAATTGTGGACAATTAAGGTTAAAGACAGGTAAGGTCACTGCAGATCTCCTTACCACTGAATCAACGAGCATGTACTCCGCTCTGCTCGGGGAAAAtgattttccaaataaaattgGCAAGTATAAATCTTTGTACCATATTCTAAAATAGTATGGTTGCACTCACAGATTGAGTTTAGTTTCcagatttaaataataattttgaggaAACTAAGATGACCCACATTTGTTTTAACTACGCCAAATCTTTGGTCAATGTAAAAAGATCCACATCACATTGGGTGTAGGAAGTAGGATCAAATGCAATCCAGAtgccttaaagctatagttggtaattctgttcagaaacacttttcgTTACACTGGGTGAAATAGTCCTAGTagagtagtcaatacattatgcattcagaaaaaggagacaAAATCAGTCCTCTGTGAGAGctacaggcctgtaaaaacactgaccaatccctgccattcagtccaaagggcagggattggtcagtgGATCGGTCCTGCACACGCCCCCCTCTGTCTCTCAAGCTCCGGGGGTATCACCATATCTATTGGTTTTCCCACAGGCCAATCACTGTGACGCACTCACACACCCCCAATGTGCGTGAACATTCCTTGCTAGCTACTACAAACTGGCTGCGCATgagcacttctagtgtttatatatCCAGTTAGCTtgggtgttagccattcattgtagctctgctgttctcactgtatactttgaaaatggctgagagttgtaagaagaaaaaaaaacagcttctcaTTAAATGTTTATGAgaaaagaggaaggcctcagaagaaagaaataagacgaGAGTGGacttgggagattttttttgtttcacgcGATCTCCCTAAGGAGAGGAAGaccaggtaagatggtcttgcgcatgcatgttgtttaaaaagacaCTTGGGTATTTCTTACCTagatttctggaaaaatcgtcTACATTTAAACTGGGAATAGCTTTTTACTAAGGCCCCGATGGGAAGCTTCAAAGCGAACACTAACTTCACCGTCattagctatatatatatatatatatatatatatatatatatatatatatatatatatatatatatatatatatatatatatatatatatatacaaccaGATGTTAGGCAGAAAGCTTCCACATCCTTACCTTATACTATCTTTTTCGATTGATACAAAAACAGAGAGCCTTTCATTAGGTACACTTCAGTTTAGAAATATTGTGAAATTTCAATATCTTAACTCCCAGTGTTAGCAACTTACGCTTTATTCAACTTTCCCACATTCCAACTCTACGTATTGCACAAATTATCTCATGTAGAGCTACCTGATGTACCCTTCCACGCTGCTTTGTCCTCTGAGCTGGTCCTCCATCAGATATGTGTTGTGGGAGGAAGAGATGAAGTAATGGCACAGCGGCTGGCTCATGTCTTGAAAGATGCCCCTGCACTGCGGGCTGAAGATAGAGCCCTCAGCTGAGCCGAGGTACATCAAGAAGCCATCAAATGTCATAGCCTTGAGTAGCTTGGCTGGAATGCAACAAGAATTGATGAGGTCAGCGATTGCGAGACAAAGGCAACTCACAAATTTTCCTGACTACGTACCTGTGTCTGACGGCTCATAGCGATCGATGAGCTCCTGAGCACGGTGCTGGATATCATGCCCCTCCAACTGCTCCTCTCTCAGGAAGTTCTCCAGGTCACTCTGGGATAGCTTTTGACCATCAGATGAGTACTCCTGGAAGATTTTCAAAATGTCTTCTCTCTGGGTCAACATCTTGTAGAACAAGACAAACTCATCGCCTTCCAGGGCACCGGTCTGGGATTTATCTGCCATCTGATGCAAACAAGAAAATGAGCAAAGTTGCGGCCCTGGAGTGACCGTCACAATcacacatctgttttgtttggtttttttaaaaaaaaaaaggatctcactgtgaagagacgatggGCGTGGTGTTCGTTCATGTCCACATTCATCATTCTCAGGAGATCTCGCACTTCCTTGAAGTTCATCCTGCCATCGTTGTTCTTGTCGGCCTTCTTGAACCAATCACCTATCCATCTGGGAACAGCGCTTAAGGAAGCAACAGTCTGCTGTGGTTTTGTGCTGAAAGTTGGGAAAATTGAATGACAACCATTGACAAGTCACTCTTGAATCTACATTAGGTATTAACCTTGGTAAGGAGATGCACAGTATCGCCAAGATTATTGAGAAGCTTGCCTTTACACCCCATTTGTGAGAATATGTGAGGTCAGAGCGCCGGTCCAATAAGAAGGCCCCGTATTTCCACAATGTTTTAATTCATCAAATGAGGAATTGCTGTttggttgaggtcaggactcttcACAGGCCCGTCAAGTTCCTCCCCAACAAACTCCCTTTTAGCCTTTACTTTGTCCACCCATGCACAGTTGCATTACAACAGGAAGGAGCCATCCCATAATCGTTCCACCACAGTAAGGAGCATGAAATTGTCCAAAACGTCTTGGAATACTTCAGCATTTACATGCATTTTTACGGGAAATAAAGGACAAAGAGCTACCCCTGCAAGACGACCCCACTCCATAATTCCCCCTTCTACCAAACTGCACTTGGTATATTCCAGTCAGGCAACTACCATGATCCTGGCAGCCACTAAACTATGACTCATCTATCAGATTTCTGGACAGACAGGTGAGATTATCACTGGAGAGGACATGTCTCCACTGCTCTCGAGTCTAGTTTTGACAACCGTTGAATCACTGCATGCTGTGCTTTGCATTGTACTTGATGATAGGGACTTTGGATGTAGCTGCTCCACCAGGATCAGGATCCCATCACAGTTCAATGATTGAATTCAATTAACCCCTGAAAGCGACCCAGTATTTCACAAATGTGTTATTTGGTGATGGtgtacttttggcaatatagtccACATTGGACCAAAACTAGCAAACTCTATTAAAAATGGATGCACATGAAAGCAAACCCTGAATAGAGGATACTGGTCAAGTTTTTCCCTCTCCCccatgttctccaggttctcaATCAGCTTCCTGATGCCCTTGATCCAGGACTGGGCCTCCTCAGCTGACTCGGCCACCAGGTCCAGGTTTCCCCTGCGACCACGGAACACCACCGTGAAGCATCGGTTGGCAGGGAACTCATCTGCGATGCTGAGCAGTACTTCGCTTTGATGGCCCTCTCGGACTACCTCCACATCACTCACAGAAACTGCACACAAAAGCAGGGCAAAAGTAAGAGCGCAAATCAGGGTTTCCTTTTCATCAAGATCCAAAACTGTGACTGGTGATTACCCCCAGAATAATACAAACCCTTGAAAATAGATCACGCAAGACAGAGATTGCCTTTCATGCAGACTTCTACAACATAGAGAAACATTGAGCTCTTACAGGTGGAGTGGACTTTGCCAGCCTTCTTGGACTTGTACCAGATGGTCATGCAGTCATCCTGTAGCTTGAAGTATCGTTGCTTTTTCCAAGTACGAGACTTAATTTTCCTCATCACTGTCCCCACCAACATCGACTGAAGGTTTTCATCCCCCTGAATACctgaggagaaaaataaaatacaaaaaatataagaTGTTCAGATGAATAGCCGTTACTCCAGATCcgacctttgtttttttttattttttcagcaaTCAAAATCAGTAAAATGTATCCTTATTGCCATCACCTATTAGGATCAtatgagaaaagaaaatagtttgACGTGACTTACGGAGGCCACTCCCTGTGGAAGCCATTTCCTGCTGTCTTACAAAGCCATCTAGGTAGGAAAACACAACAGGCAGCGATAAAACTGTCAGAGTGtataaatgtagttttgtcaAACATTTTATAGGGTTAGCTAATGAATTATAATCAGATAATAAATGAGATTTATATATTCCCATTTTTATATAAGACCAAAGTTGTTACCGGTGTATGTACTAAAATATGGAAATGCACCCTTAAAGGAGCCATATCATAGTTTTTaatgtcttccttttcacattgagatcattcagctgtggtcaATATAAAGTAGAACTGCACGGCTTTGGTCAGAACTGCTTTTTATTGTTGCTCCACAGACTGTGTATTACCCCTTTCCTGAgatgtgtctgagagcaactcgttttagtgctgtctctttaaatctagaggAGGCACTTCAAACTCCGCCCCCTCTCCTGGTTGCAGAGTATTCCACTCTACCCCATTTAGCCATATTGGTAGTTTGCTGGGGGACAATATAATCAAtagtgtgggttaatacacccaacatcCGAAAACTTTcatttatccacttgtagcttcagcatccttgagCATTATGCTCCAACATTTATACATGGCCTCATCTACCTGAGGGGTACCATTCCAGAAGTCTTGTGTTTTGTATAGACGCGTGCTTTGAATtgtatcttcttctttttaaggACAATTTGCTTTCTccctgttcagtgttttttctgtcctttACCATTTGTCATATTAAAGTTTCAAAGATAAAAGCCAGCATTATATGTAAGCAGGTCCTACCGTTGTAATGCtaattatttagaaatgtgtgtatgtataaatttcacatacacaagtgcactctcacaaacacccacaggtgctggcTTCCAGGTACTAAGTGTTCACTTCTATATAGAAAGcccgtaatttatttattttttaattttttttttactttcttttctcaggtattacattatacatgtcagtttaaagaataatacatatgatgtagcaatggtatcaaggtgttactctattgtatctgttacactaattccgttggttgtgctgttctttttacatctctttttccaggtgatgaagcagatgGAAGACGTTtcatcattctttcccttttatctcttctttcttttacctcttctctttctttttttttcctcttcttgttcttcctttactctcctactttcccattgtagtgtccacataatttgaaattctccctgcaggaatcacaataaaactatttacatgcataaatcaagcggagcactatggtgaaagctgattgctccacttgtgaaagtaaaatctgtcgaactttatttggcattaag
It contains:
- the plcd4a gene encoding 1-phosphatidylinositol 4,5-bisphosphate phosphodiesterase delta-4, yielding MASTGSGLRIQGDENLQSMLVGTVMRKIKSRTWKKQRYFKLQDDCMTIWYKSKKAGKVHSTFSVSDVEVVREGHQSEVLLSIADEFPANRCFTVVFRGRRGNLDLVAESAEEAQSWIKGIRKLIENLENMGEREKLDQWIGDWFKKADKNNDGRMNFKEVRDLLRMMNVDMNEHHAHRLFTMADKSQTGALEGDEFVLFYKMLTQREDILKIFQEYSSDGQKLSQSDLENFLREEQLEGHDIQHRAQELIDRYEPSDTAKLLKAMTFDGFLMYLGSAEGSIFSPQCRGIFQDMSQPLCHYFISSSHNTYLMEDQLRGQSSVEGYIRALNRGCRCVEVDCWDGASGEPIVYHGHTFTSKILFKDVVNAVGKYAFKVSEYPVILSIENHCSVDQQRVMAQHLKHVLGDKLLKGMLDGRAPVGLPSPEELKGKILLKAKKIGGLEESFNGTMEESLTGEVSEEDEVAEIDEDNLHRESIRRIIKKSKQHLSKELSDCVVYCKSVAFRSFKHARIHSKFYEVASFTESKARKHLREAGAEFVHHNSRRLTRVYPTGFRTDSSNFNPQEMWNAGCQIVALNFQTAGEGMDLNDGLFSQNGRCGYVLKPGFMRDTDKRFDPDLPQKRDDYRPIVLTIQVISGQQLPKVNIKEDSIVDPLVRVEIHGVLMDQAKQETRYIENNGFNPLWNDTLRFTIHTPELALVRFVVEDFDKTSKNDFVGQFTLPLSCMQQGRPLKRSFLTAFSTASF